A genomic region of Vitreoscilla filiformis contains the following coding sequences:
- the otnI gene encoding 2-oxo-tetronate isomerase, with amino-acid sequence MPRFAANLSLLYNEHPFLDRFAAAAADGFQGVEYLFPYAFAAADLAQRLADHGLQQVLFNAPPGDWDAGERGIACLPGREAEFRAGFAQALDYAQALNCPRLHVMAGLAPAGVERTRLQATYEANLAWAAEQAATLGREVLIEPINPRDFPGYFLTHQAEAHRIAQAIGAPNLKVQFDLYHCQIVEGDVAMKIRQYLPTGRVGHFQLAGVPQRHEPDVGELNYPYLFNVIDEVAEACGWQGWIGCEYRPARGAVAGGTRDGLGWLRDTRRA; translated from the coding sequence ATGCCCCGCTTCGCCGCCAACCTCTCCCTGCTCTACAACGAACACCCTTTTCTGGATCGCTTCGCCGCAGCGGCAGCAGATGGGTTTCAAGGGGTGGAGTACCTCTTCCCCTACGCCTTCGCCGCCGCCGACCTCGCCCAGCGCTTGGCCGATCACGGCCTGCAACAAGTGCTGTTCAACGCCCCGCCCGGGGATTGGGACGCGGGTGAGCGCGGCATCGCCTGCCTGCCGGGGCGCGAGGCGGAATTCCGCGCCGGGTTCGCTCAGGCGCTCGACTACGCCCAAGCGCTGAACTGCCCGCGCCTGCACGTCATGGCCGGGCTGGCGCCTGCCGGGGTGGAACGCACACGGCTGCAAGCCACCTACGAGGCCAACCTCGCTTGGGCCGCCGAACAAGCCGCCACCCTCGGGCGCGAGGTGCTGATCGAACCGATCAACCCGCGAGACTTCCCCGGCTACTTCCTCACCCACCAGGCGGAAGCGCACCGCATCGCGCAGGCCATTGGCGCGCCGAATCTGAAGGTGCAGTTCGATCTGTACCACTGCCAGATTGTCGAAGGTGATGTGGCGATGAAGATTCGCCAGTACCTGCCGACGGGCCGCGTCGGGCACTTTCAACTGGCTGGCGTGCCACAGCGCCACGAGCCGGACGTGGGCGAACTCAACTACCCTTATCTGTTCAACGTGATCGACGAGGTGGCCGAGGCCTGCGGCTGGCAAGGCTGGATCGGCTGCGAATACCGCCCGGCACGCGGCGCCGTGGCCGGGGGCACCCGTGACGGCCTGGGCTGGCTGCGCGACACTCGCCGCGCATGA